The Bombyx mori chromosome 16, ASM3026992v2 region CAAGAATAAAGCACAGCTACTAATGAGGTGGTAAATAAAAgccaataaattataataatatgactttTGCAGTAACTTGTACGTGGTCATTAACAATTAccaaatttatattcttacaTTCAAACTAGCTCAATTtcatttgcatattttttttactgttgatTTGTAAGTCAAGCTCTGTTTTGGTTttaagcccataaacatcataCTGTGAAACCTATAAATCATAAAACtatatcagaaaaaaaaaaggccaagtagtgttaagttgttacctgagcccatagacatgtacaaagtaaatgcctaaacaaaaaaaaatacaatggctgccccacccatcaaaccgaaacacattactacttcactgtagaaataggcagggtagaggtacctacccctgcggactcacaagacatcctacaaccagtaactacacaaattataatttcgcaaGTTTGATTCTTTTACTAGATGGTGTTATTCCTTaactgtggaagtcaatagtgaacatttgtttagtatgtATCTCATTATAATAATTGGAACCTGCCTGCAGGATCTGAACACCTTTGTATCGCTTGATATGAATGCGTCAGGTCAGCCTGAGCGATAAGCCTTCAGGCCACAACAAACCTTCATATAAACACTACttcaaaaactggaccaaggtggtcacgaccctcagcaatgaggaaacgacagagaagaagaagaagaatgtttATCAGCGGACTTAAAACCTATGGCATTATCTACCGCTCAAGCAAAGATTATATGGAAAATAATTTAGTAGGTGCAATTTGTACTCACTTGTGCCGATACACATTCTCTTCTAAATGCTTCATGTTGTAATAACTCCAAAAAATGCAAACACATGGGATACTTCAAATATCTAGCATATTCTGGCTCTCTCCAATATTGCAAATATTTAAGATAGTTTACAAAAGTTTGTTCTTTAAGATAACCTCGCTGTGCCAAAACTGTAAATAGACAGAGTTGACATAATTGACATCCATTACacataacatttaaaaacactGGGCAGAAAAACATTTAATCACAAAATAGACGATTAGAAACTAAGTCACAATAACAAAATCATTAAACCGGTATGAAAAATACCTAAcaatttattacttatttcCCTCTTGTGATGATTTGATGACCAACTTGATAGCTTCAGATCAGTCATCACATTAAGTTATCATTATAAGTTTCCATAAGTGTATGTATGCAGTGAGCAGCATTAGCCTGCATAAGTTCAAGTGGCAACATTTACATTATGATGTCTATGTACTCTAGTAATCATTGTATACCAGGTGAGTGTGAAGTCTAACAACAAAAACCAAAAAGGCAACTTACAGTGAATGTAATTTGGATTTGCTAAGCACTGCACAAATTCAAGTTCCACTTGAAATCTTATTCGATTCTGCTCTTCAGTTTCTGGCATTACTGCAATTAAATTAaagattattaatttatcatgAAATAACAAactgttaaataaaattatttcattctTTCTTACCTTTTCCAGCCATCATTTTGAACCCGAAATATATGCAGCTGgagtatttaaattattcaaaattaaacaagTTGGTCAGTGGTGTACGTCTCAACAAATCTATGAccaaaataataacatattttcagGTTACACAAGACAGTTCATTTTATCCTTATATAAATATGTGATATTTAAGATTTTATCATTACTAAAATGTTACACAGTACTTAGTAAGctcttaaaatttttaaattaattaaatcacataaataaatttgtgtatatatttttttccgagTCCTACACAACGTAACACAACTACACAATactacatagattatacacttaatatacatagattatacacttaatatatacgAGCAATACTACACTACACATTAAGTTAGTCTATGACTATGATCATCATCCTACTTAGGCTTAATATTTGGCCTAAAGGTACTATACctaaactttttggcgggaacgcgatgagtgaagttgtgtgatttgttttattttgtctatttaatgtttcttcaagtttaaatgggttcctccaaaaagtccactgaacaaACCacagtaaatgatcaccattttactgagattatatttcatcccatattatctcattccatttaatttcatcccagttgattaatttctcaaattaatcatcttcatttcatttcactccatattataatttttcataaaaataagaatataaattaaaataaaatataacttaaaggtcttagttaacAGGTCATAacatcccttaaaaaaaatctggtttaaatgtttaatagagctggtttattaactgtttaatatctgtaaaagtgcacaaatgtgggaaaataaaatatagccgctgaacataacttctcgggatcctccaacaAGTCCACAgaaaaagtctcaataaataaccaccattttactgaaattatatttcattccatatcatctcatctcatttcatttcatgccatgtttcgtATTAATCAGCTTCATTTATACTTaatatcattattataatattattatatatatcaaATAGATATAATTATTCTTAAAAAATCCTGTTTATAgagtataagtatatatactaAGTTTATTCTTctatattaaatgaatttctactaaatgtccctgcaatatatttcttgaacttataaataattatcatttcaacaaaaacagattttgtgtgcattatatttacattttttgaacTAAGTATGAATTtaggaattattaattttattataaaatacaagtatCTTAACTATCTCCTATTGCATGGTAATGAAtagtatcattaaaaataactgaaCTGAAAACCACGCTAATTGTACTTTAACGACTAATTGACCGTCTTCACTCTTCAccgacatttttttgttgaattattgttgaagttttcaatatttttttgatccacttatgaaataattagacagtataaaccatagattatacacttaatatatgtataaaccatggagttaataagtagtAACTCTATGGTATAAACgcagttcttcttcttcttctttatttttggctctggcacgttttgtgcattagccagcgtcaagtaataacgtttttataattcgccgttttatttatttacagtttataaataataaaaaacgaaggaaacttatcgcaacaaaacataaatgatttagaacgaattgaatttacaaaaaaaatcagaataattatataacagggaaaataaatcaaaattatagtttaatgttattatttaatataaacctacttaaaatactatatacaaGGGGATTAAAATCTCGAAGAAGTAAAGAAATATTAGTAGGAAGGGGAACAGAGAGAGATACTAAAGAAGTATATAAGGAAGAATGATCATATAAagaacaagaaaagaaaatatgattcaGGTCACAATAACTCTCGCCACACTCACAGGCGGTACTAGTTACGATACCAAGTTTGTGCAAATGAACTGGAAGGCTGTTATGTCC contains the following coding sequences:
- the LOC101738806 gene encoding mediator of RNA polymerase II transcription subunit 31, with the translated sequence MMAGKVMPETEEQNRIRFQVELEFVQCLANPNYIHFLAQRGYLKEQTFVNYLKYLQYWREPEYARYLKYPMCLHFLELLQHEAFRRECVSAQVCKFMDDQAILLWQHYTRRRTRTLQPPDAPALPAPPAPPQQGPPRQQT